One part of the Helicobacter cetorum MIT 99-5656 genome encodes these proteins:
- the rpsD gene encoding 30S ribosomal protein S4: MARYRGAVEKLERRFGVSLALKGERRLSGKSALDKRAYGPGQHGQRRAKISDYGLQLREKQKAKMMYGISEKQFRSIFTEANRLDGNTGENLIRLIERRLDNVVYRMGFATTRSSARQLVTHGHVLVDGKRLDIPSYFVRSGQKVEIIEKTKSNPQVVRAMDLTAQTGIVPWIDVEKDKKYGIFTRYPEREEVVIPIEERLIVELYSK; this comes from the coding sequence ATGGCAAGATATAGAGGTGCAGTAGAAAAATTAGAAAGGCGTTTTGGGGTTTCTTTAGCTTTAAAGGGCGAGAGAAGATTAAGTGGAAAGAGTGCTTTAGACAAGAGAGCTTATGGACCAGGTCAGCACGGACAAAGGCGTGCTAAGATTTCAGATTACGGCTTGCAGTTGAGAGAAAAGCAAAAAGCCAAAATGATGTATGGAATCTCTGAGAAGCAATTTAGAAGTATCTTTACAGAAGCGAACCGCTTGGACGGCAATACGGGTGAAAATCTTATTCGTTTGATTGAGAGAAGATTAGATAATGTAGTCTATCGCATGGGATTTGCTACTACTAGAAGTTCCGCCAGACAATTAGTAACACATGGGCATGTACTCGTAGATGGTAAGCGTTTGGATATTCCATCTTATTTCGTGCGTTCAGGGCAAAAGGTTGAGATTATAGAAAAAACTAAGAGTAATCCACAGGTCGTGCGTGCTATGGATTTGACCGCTCAAACAGGAATTGTTCCATGGATTGATGTGGAAAAAGATAAGAAATATGGTATCTTTACTCGCTACCCTGAAAGAGAAGAAGTGGTTATCCCTATTGAAGAAAGACTAATTGTAGAATTGTATTCTAAGTAA
- the rpsH gene encoding 30S ribosomal protein S8, translating into MVNDIIADSLTRLRNASMRRLEVTQLYYAKIVVSILEIFKEKGFIKDFNIKDKYKKQSIYVQLAYDEKGHSKISEVKRLSKPGRRVYKQKSELKRFKNGYGVIVVSTSKGVITNEEAYRQNVGGEVLCSIW; encoded by the coding sequence ATGGTAAATGATATAATTGCAGACTCATTAACTCGTTTGAGAAACGCTTCTATGCGTCGCTTAGAAGTTACACAGCTTTATTATGCAAAGATTGTGGTTTCTATTTTAGAAATTTTTAAAGAAAAAGGTTTTATTAAAGACTTTAATATTAAAGATAAATACAAGAAGCAATCTATTTATGTGCAATTAGCTTATGATGAAAAAGGGCATTCAAAGATTAGCGAAGTGAAGCGTTTGAGTAAGCCCGGTCGTCGTGTGTATAAGCAAAAGAGTGAGTTAAAACGCTTTAAAAATGGTTATGGCGTGATTGTGGTAAGCACTTCTAAGGGCGTGATTACTAACGAAGAAGCTTACAGACAAAATGTCGGTGGCGAAGTGCTTTGTAGCATTTGGTAA
- the map gene encoding type I methionyl aminopeptidase: MAISIKSPKEIKALRKAGELTAKTLAFLEQEVKPGVSLLELDKMAEEFIKSFGARPAFKGLYGFPNSVCMSLNAVVIHGIPTDYVLQEGDIIGLDLGVEIDGYYGDAAVTLPVGAISSQDEKLLACSKDTLMHAISLIEVGMHFKELSQILEGAIVGRGFVPLKGFCGHGIGRKPHEEPEIPNYLEKGVKPSSGPKIKEGMVFCLEPMVCQKQGEPKILEDKWSVVSVDGLNTSHHEHTIAIIDNKAVILTEH; the protein is encoded by the coding sequence ATGGCAATTTCTATTAAAAGCCCCAAAGAAATCAAAGCTCTAAGAAAAGCCGGAGAACTTACCGCTAAAACCTTAGCTTTTTTGGAGCAAGAAGTAAAACCCGGTGTTTCACTTTTAGAGTTAGATAAAATGGCTGAAGAGTTCATCAAATCTTTTGGAGCTAGACCCGCCTTTAAGGGGTTATATGGATTTCCTAATTCTGTATGCATGTCGTTGAATGCGGTTGTAATTCATGGTATTCCTACTGATTATGTTTTACAAGAGGGCGATATTATAGGTTTGGATTTGGGGGTGGAGATTGATGGCTATTATGGCGATGCGGCCGTTACACTTCCTGTAGGTGCGATAAGCTCACAAGATGAGAAATTGCTCGCTTGCTCTAAGGATACCCTAATGCACGCCATTAGTTTGATTGAAGTGGGCATGCATTTTAAAGAGTTGAGCCAAATTTTAGAGGGTGCTATTGTAGGAAGGGGTTTTGTGCCTTTGAAAGGGTTTTGTGGACATGGCATTGGTAGAAAACCCCATGAAGAACCTGAAATTCCTAACTACCTAGAAAAGGGTGTGAAGCCAAGTAGTGGTCCTAAAATCAAAGAAGGCATGGTATTTTGTTTAGAGCCTATGGTGTGTCAAAAACAGGGTGAGCCTAAAATACTAGAGGACAAGTGGAGCGTGGTTTCAGTAGATGGACTCAATACGAGCCATCATGAGCATACTATCGCAATTATTGACAATAAAGCAGTGATTCTTACGGAGCATTAA
- the rplF gene encoding 50S ribosomal protein L6, which yields MSRIGKRIIEIPSSVQASVEGSKLLFKNSKEKQELETHNRVKIVLENNQLSFQPVGEDAQSRAYWGTYGALANNIVIGLSTGFSKTLEVNGVGYKVALSNKTLDLSLGFSHPVKYPIPEGIEMVVEKNTITIKGSDKQKVGQVAAEIRSFRPPEPYKGKGVKYSDEVIIRKAGKTAKK from the coding sequence ATGTCAAGAATTGGAAAAAGAATCATTGAAATTCCAAGCTCTGTGCAAGCGAGCGTTGAAGGAAGCAAGCTTCTTTTTAAAAACAGCAAGGAAAAGCAAGAATTAGAAACTCATAACAGAGTGAAGATTGTGCTTGAAAACAATCAACTAAGCTTTCAGCCTGTAGGCGAAGACGCACAATCTAGGGCTTATTGGGGAACTTATGGGGCTTTAGCGAATAATATTGTTATTGGATTAAGCACCGGTTTTTCTAAGACTTTGGAAGTGAATGGCGTGGGTTACAAGGTAGCTTTAAGTAATAAAACTTTGGATTTAAGCTTAGGTTTTAGCCACCCTGTTAAATATCCTATTCCAGAAGGGATTGAAATGGTGGTAGAAAAGAACACTATCACTATCAAGGGAAGCGATAAGCAAAAAGTAGGGCAAGTTGCCGCTGAGATTAGAAGCTTTAGACCCCCAGAGCCATACAAGGGCAAGGGTGTGAAATATAGCGATGAAGTCATTATTAGAAAAGCTGGTAAAACAGCTAAAAAATAG
- the secY gene encoding preprotein translocase subunit SecY produces the protein MNKAIASKILITLGFLFLYRVLAYIPIPGVDLAAIKAFFDSNSNNALGLFNMFSGNAVSRLSIISLGIMPYITSSIIMELLSATFPNLAKMKKERDGMQKYMQIVRYLTILITLIQAVSVSVGLRSISGGANGAIMIDMQVFIVVSAFSMLTGTMLLMWIGEQITQRGVGNGISLIIFAGIVSGIPAAISGTFNLVNTGVINILMLIGIVLIILATVFVIIYVELAERRIPISYARKVVMQNQNKRIMNYIPIKLNLSGVIPPIFASALLVFPSTILQQATSNKTLQAIADFLSPQGYAYNILMFLLIIFFAYFYSSIVFNSKDIADNLRRNGGYIPGLRPGEGTSSFLNSVASKLTLWGSLYLALISTVPWILVKAMGVPFYFGGTAVLIVVQVAIDTMKKIEAQVYMSKYKTLSAVGF, from the coding sequence ATGAATAAAGCCATTGCTAGTAAGATACTCATCACTTTAGGTTTTTTATTTCTCTACAGAGTATTAGCTTATATTCCCATTCCCGGCGTAGATTTGGCAGCGATTAAGGCCTTTTTTGACAGCAATTCAAATAATGCCTTGGGGCTGTTTAACATGTTTAGTGGCAATGCGGTTTCTCGCTTGAGTATTATTTCTTTGGGTATTATGCCCTACATCACTTCTTCCATTATTATGGAGCTTTTGAGTGCCACCTTTCCTAACTTGGCTAAAATGAAGAAAGAGCGAGATGGCATGCAAAAATACATGCAAATTGTTCGCTATCTAACCATTTTAATCACTTTGATACAAGCAGTGAGTGTTTCAGTTGGCTTGAGAAGCATTAGCGGTGGAGCGAATGGGGCTATCATGATTGATATGCAAGTCTTTATAGTGGTTTCAGCGTTTTCTATGCTTACAGGAACGATGTTGCTTATGTGGATAGGAGAGCAAATCACACAACGAGGCGTGGGTAATGGAATCAGTCTCATTATTTTTGCGGGGATTGTTTCAGGGATTCCGGCGGCGATTTCAGGTACATTTAACCTTGTCAATACCGGCGTTATCAATATCTTAATGCTGATTGGTATTGTGCTGATTATTTTAGCAACCGTGTTTGTTATCATCTATGTGGAGTTAGCAGAGCGAAGGATTCCTATTTCTTATGCACGCAAAGTGGTTATGCAAAATCAAAATAAGCGCATCATGAACTACATTCCCATTAAGTTAAATTTAAGCGGAGTGATTCCGCCGATTTTTGCTTCAGCGTTACTGGTATTTCCTTCTACTATTTTACAGCAAGCCACAAGTAATAAAACCTTGCAAGCTATTGCGGATTTTTTAAGTCCGCAAGGGTATGCATATAATATTTTAATGTTCTTGCTCATTATATTCTTTGCTTATTTTTACTCTTCTATTGTGTTTAATTCTAAAGATATTGCGGACAATTTGAGGCGTAATGGCGGGTATATTCCGGGACTTAGACCTGGAGAGGGAACTTCATCGTTTTTAAATTCTGTAGCCAGTAAGCTCACTTTATGGGGTTCATTGTATTTGGCATTAATCTCTACTGTGCCTTGGATTTTAGTGAAGGCTATGGGTGTGCCATTTTATTTTGGAGGCACCGCAGTGTTGATTGTGGTTCAAGTTGCAATTGATACCATGAAGAAGATTGAGGCACAGGTTTATATGAGTAAGTATAAGACTCTGAGTGCGGTAGGCTTTTAA
- the rplX gene encoding 50S ribosomal protein L24 — MKCKIKKNDMVKIIAGDDKGKVAKVLAVFPKTSEVIVEGCKVVKKAIKPTDDNPKGGFIQKEKPMHISNVKKA, encoded by the coding sequence ATGAAATGCAAGATTAAAAAGAATGACATGGTTAAAATCATTGCAGGAGACGATAAAGGTAAGGTTGCTAAGGTTTTAGCGGTATTTCCTAAGACTTCTGAAGTGATTGTAGAAGGGTGTAAGGTGGTGAAAAAAGCGATTAAGCCTACTGATGATAACCCTAAAGGGGGCTTTATCCAAAAAGAAAAGCCTATGCACATTTCTAATGTGAAGAAAGCATAA
- the rpmC gene encoding 50S ribosomal protein L29, translated as MKYTELKDKSITELKELLHAKKAELFELRIKLKAMQLSNPNEIKKARRNIARINTAINAHHSSNV; from the coding sequence ATGAAATATACTGAGTTGAAAGATAAGAGTATTACGGAATTAAAAGAATTGTTGCATGCTAAGAAAGCAGAACTTTTTGAGTTACGCATTAAGCTAAAGGCTATGCAATTGAGTAATCCTAATGAGATTAAGAAAGCTAGAAGAAATATTGCTCGCATTAATACCGCCATTAATGCACATCATTCTTCAAATGTTTAG
- the rplR gene encoding 50S ribosomal protein L18: MNAKALYKKKALRERRKLRIKSKLFGDALRPRVSVFRSNRYFYAQAIDDAKQSTIAHIDGRKMGFKNTQEDAKKLGTLFAEELKKAGIERAVYDRNGYLYHGVVAAFAESLRENGIAL; this comes from the coding sequence ATGAACGCGAAAGCATTATATAAAAAGAAAGCCTTAAGAGAGCGTAGGAAGTTAAGAATTAAGAGCAAGCTCTTTGGCGATGCGTTAAGACCAAGAGTGAGCGTTTTTCGTTCAAATCGCTACTTCTATGCTCAAGCGATTGATGATGCTAAACAAAGCACGATAGCACACATTGATGGCAGAAAAATGGGCTTTAAGAACACGCAAGAAGATGCTAAAAAATTAGGCACTCTCTTTGCTGAAGAGCTAAAAAAAGCGGGGATTGAGCGAGCAGTTTATGATAGGAATGGCTATCTCTATCATGGTGTGGTAGCGGCGTTTGCTGAAAGCTTGAGAGAGAATGGAATCGCTCTATGA
- the rpmJ gene encoding 50S ribosomal protein L36, whose translation MKVRPSVKKMCDKCKIIKRRGVIRVICATPKHKQRQG comes from the coding sequence ATGAAAGTCAGGCCATCAGTGAAGAAGATGTGCGATAAGTGCAAAATTATTAAGAGAAGGGGCGTTATCAGAGTTATCTGTGCTACCCCTAAACACAAACAAAGACAAGGATAA
- the infA gene encoding translation initiation factor IF-1 translates to MARDDVIEVDGKVIEALPNATFKVELDNKHVVLCRISGKMRMHYIRISLGDRVKLELTPYSLDKGRITFRYK, encoded by the coding sequence ATGGCAAGAGATGATGTTATAGAAGTTGATGGAAAAGTGATTGAGGCGTTGCCTAACGCTACTTTCAAGGTGGAGTTAGACAACAAGCATGTAGTGCTGTGCAGGATTTCTGGAAAGATGCGTATGCACTATATTCGGATTTCTTTAGGTGATAGGGTCAAGCTAGAGCTTACGCCCTATAGTTTAGACAAAGGTCGGATAACTTTTAGATACAAGTGA
- the rpsC gene encoding 30S ribosomal protein S3 has product MGQKVNPIGLRLGINRNWTSRWFPNARTAPSNIDEDNKIRKFLKKELYYAGVSEIVIERAAKKLRVTVVAARPGLIIGKKGVDIEKVKEGLKKLIKKEVSINIKEVKRPQANAQLAAENVATQLEKRVAFRRAMKKVMQGALKSGAKGVKVRVSGRLAGAEIARTEWYMEGRVPLHTLRAKIDYGFAEAMTVYGIIGVKVWIFKGEVLQKGIQFEKKEDAREEREPRRSRRGRQ; this is encoded by the coding sequence ATGGGACAAAAAGTTAATCCGATAGGTTTAAGATTAGGTATTAATAGGAATTGGACTTCTAGATGGTTTCCTAACGCTCGCACAGCTCCAAGCAATATTGATGAAGACAACAAGATTAGAAAATTTCTTAAAAAAGAGCTTTATTATGCGGGTGTGAGCGAAATTGTGATTGAAAGAGCGGCTAAAAAATTGCGTGTTACGGTGGTTGCGGCTCGTCCGGGGCTTATCATCGGAAAAAAAGGCGTGGATATTGAAAAAGTCAAAGAAGGCTTAAAAAAGCTCATTAAAAAAGAAGTTTCTATTAATATTAAAGAAGTCAAACGCCCACAAGCTAATGCTCAATTAGCAGCAGAAAATGTAGCGACTCAATTAGAAAAAAGGGTGGCTTTCCGCCGTGCGATGAAAAAGGTTATGCAAGGGGCATTAAAATCTGGTGCTAAAGGTGTTAAAGTGCGTGTTTCTGGTCGTTTAGCAGGGGCTGAAATCGCTCGCACAGAATGGTATATGGAAGGACGCGTGCCATTACATACTTTAAGGGCTAAGATTGATTATGGCTTTGCAGAAGCGATGACTGTATATGGTATTATTGGCGTAAAAGTATGGATTTTCAAAGGGGAAGTTTTACAAAAAGGCATTCAATTTGAAAAGAAAGAAGATGCTAGAGAAGAAAGAGAGCCTAGAAGAAGTAGAAGAGGGAGGCAATAA
- the rpsM gene encoding 30S ribosomal protein S13, with translation MARIAGVDLPKKKRVEYALTYIYGIGLKSSREILEAVGISFDKRVHELSEDEASSIAKKIQQSYLVEGDLRKKVQMDIKSLMDLGSYRGIRHRKGLPVRGQTTKNNARTRKGKKKTVGSK, from the coding sequence ATGGCAAGGATTGCTGGTGTAGATTTACCAAAAAAGAAGAGAGTAGAGTATGCCCTTACCTACATTTATGGGATTGGGCTTAAGAGTTCCAGAGAAATTTTAGAAGCGGTGGGCATTTCTTTTGATAAGCGTGTGCATGAATTGAGCGAAGATGAAGCATCTAGTATTGCTAAGAAAATCCAGCAAAGCTACTTGGTAGAGGGTGATTTGCGTAAGAAAGTTCAAATGGATATAAAATCTTTAATGGACTTAGGAAGTTATCGTGGTATTAGGCATCGTAAGGGGCTTCCTGTAAGGGGTCAAACCACTAAAAATAACGCTAGAACTCGTAAGGGTAAGAAAAAAACCGTGGGTAGCAAGTAG
- the rplV gene encoding 50S ribosomal protein L22, giving the protein MSKALLRFVRLSPTKARLIARQIQGMNAELAIASLEFTPNKAARVLSKVVASAIANGSLDAKSAMIVSCRVDAGPVLRRSMPRAKGRATAIRKPTSHVLVEVAEGKEMKSSKSHKKNKAEGK; this is encoded by the coding sequence ATGAGCAAAGCGTTATTAAGATTTGTGCGGTTATCTCCTACTAAAGCAAGATTGATTGCAAGACAAATTCAGGGCATGAATGCAGAATTAGCGATTGCTAGTTTAGAATTTACGCCTAATAAGGCCGCTAGAGTGCTTTCAAAGGTGGTTGCTTCTGCAATAGCTAATGGCTCTTTAGATGCTAAGAGTGCTATGATTGTTTCTTGTAGAGTGGATGCAGGTCCTGTGCTTAGACGCTCCATGCCAAGAGCTAAGGGTAGAGCCACAGCAATTAGAAAACCAACATCTCATGTATTGGTAGAAGTAGCAGAAGGGAAAGAAATGAAATCTTCTAAAAGCCACAAAAAAAATAAAGCAGAAGGTAAGTAG
- the rpsS gene encoding 30S ribosomal protein S19: MARSIKKGPFIDDHLMKKTLKAKEGKDNRPIKTWSRRSTILPEMIGFTYNVHNGRVFVPVYITENHVGYKLGEFAPTRTFKGHKGSVQKKIGK; the protein is encoded by the coding sequence ATGGCTAGGTCAATTAAGAAAGGTCCTTTTATAGACGACCACTTGATGAAGAAAACGCTTAAGGCAAAAGAGGGCAAGGATAATCGTCCTATTAAAACATGGTCTAGAAGAAGCACCATTTTGCCTGAGATGATTGGTTTTACCTATAATGTGCATAACGGAAGAGTCTTTGTTCCTGTATATATCACAGAAAACCATGTGGGTTACAAGCTGGGAGAATTTGCTCCTACAAGAACCTTTAAGGGACACAAGGGCAGTGTCCAAAAAAAGATTGGTAAGTAA
- the rpsQ gene encoding 30S ribosomal protein S17 yields the protein MNTKEPHKRLVQGKVISKSAERSAVILVERKVVHEKYRKIVKKFKKYTIHDQDNQVKVGDFVSAIECKPISKTKSFTLKEILVVGV from the coding sequence ATGAATACTAAAGAGCCACATAAAAGGCTAGTGCAAGGCAAGGTTATCAGCAAGTCAGCTGAGAGAAGTGCCGTTATTCTTGTAGAAAGAAAAGTGGTGCATGAAAAATACCGAAAGATTGTTAAGAAGTTTAAGAAATACACTATCCATGACCAAGACAATCAAGTGAAAGTAGGGGATTTTGTGAGTGCGATTGAGTGCAAACCGATTTCTAAAACTAAGTCTTTTACGCTCAAAGAAATTTTAGTAGTGGGAGTATAA
- the rplN gene encoding 50S ribosomal protein L14, translating into MIQSFTRLSVADNSGAKEIMCIKVLGGSHKRYASVGSVIVASVKKAIPNGKVKRGQVVKAVIVRTKKEIQRKNGSLVRFDDNAAVILDAKKDPIGTRIFGPVSREVRYANFMKIISLAPEVL; encoded by the coding sequence ATGATACAAAGTTTTACAAGATTAAGCGTAGCAGACAATAGCGGTGCTAAAGAAATCATGTGTATTAAGGTATTAGGTGGGAGTCATAAGCGTTATGCGAGCGTAGGTAGCGTGATTGTAGCTTCTGTGAAGAAGGCTATTCCTAATGGCAAGGTTAAGCGTGGTCAGGTGGTAAAAGCAGTTATTGTTAGAACTAAGAAAGAAATTCAAAGAAAAAATGGTTCTTTGGTGCGTTTTGATGATAATGCAGCTGTTATCTTAGATGCTAAAAAAGACCCTATTGGCACAAGGATTTTTGGACCAGTGAGCAGAGAAGTGCGTTATGCTAATTTTATGAAAATTATTTCTCTAGCACCGGAGGTTTTATAA
- the rpsE gene encoding 30S ribosomal protein S5, whose translation MEEINREEFQEVVVNIGRVTKVVKGGRRFRFNALVVVGNKNGLVGFGLGKAKEVPDAIKKAVDDAFKNLIHVTIKGTTIAHDIEHKYNASRILLKPASEGTGVIAGGSTRPIIELAGIKDILTKSLGSNNPYNVVRATFDALAKIKA comes from the coding sequence ATGGAAGAGATTAATAGAGAAGAGTTTCAAGAAGTCGTTGTTAATATTGGTCGTGTAACCAAAGTGGTTAAGGGTGGTAGAAGATTTCGTTTCAACGCTTTGGTGGTTGTAGGCAATAAGAATGGGCTTGTAGGGTTTGGTTTGGGTAAGGCTAAAGAAGTTCCTGATGCCATTAAAAAAGCGGTAGATGATGCGTTTAAAAACCTTATTCATGTAACTATCAAGGGAACAACCATCGCCCACGATATTGAGCACAAATACAATGCGAGTCGTATTTTATTGAAACCTGCAAGTGAAGGAACAGGAGTTATTGCTGGTGGTTCAACACGCCCTATTATTGAATTGGCAGGCATTAAGGATATCCTAACCAAGTCTTTAGGCTCAAATAACCCCTATAATGTTGTGCGTGCGACTTTTGACGCTCTAGCTAAAATCAAGGCATAG
- the rplE gene encoding 50S ribosomal protein L5, producing the protein MFGLKQFYQDEVRAKLAQELDIKNPMLLPKLEKIVISVGAGSHSKDMKIMQNIAQTISLIAGQKAVITKAKKSVAGFKIREGMAVGAKVTLRNKRMYNFLEKLIVISLPRVKDFRGISRNGFDGRGNYTFGINEQLIFPEVVYDDIMVSHGMNITMVTSTDSDKEAFKLLELLGLPFAKVR; encoded by the coding sequence ATGTTTGGTTTGAAACAATTTTATCAAGATGAAGTGAGAGCAAAACTCGCTCAAGAATTAGACATAAAAAATCCTATGCTTTTACCTAAGCTAGAAAAAATCGTTATTAGTGTGGGTGCTGGGTCGCATTCAAAAGATATGAAAATCATGCAAAATATCGCACAAACGATTTCTTTGATTGCAGGGCAAAAAGCCGTTATCACTAAGGCGAAAAAATCTGTTGCAGGGTTTAAGATTAGAGAAGGTATGGCTGTAGGTGCGAAGGTTACTTTAAGAAATAAGCGCATGTATAATTTCTTAGAAAAGCTTATTGTGATTTCTTTACCCAGAGTGAAAGACTTTAGAGGGATTTCACGAAATGGTTTTGATGGGCGTGGGAACTATACCTTTGGTATCAATGAGCAATTGATTTTTCCAGAAGTGGTTTATGATGATATTATGGTAAGTCATGGAATGAATATCACTATGGTAACTTCTACAGACAGCGACAAAGAAGCGTTCAAGTTATTAGAGTTGCTTGGATTGCCTTTTGCAAAAGTAAGATAA
- the rplP gene encoding 50S ribosomal protein L16 has product MLMPKRTKYRKQMKGRNRGKAYRGNSIAFGDIAIKAIEHGRIDSRQIESARVAMTRHIKRAGKVWIRVFPDKPLTAKPLETRMGKGKGSVEKWVMNIKPGRIVYEMLGIEEGLAREALALAQSKLPFKTKIVTCESENEIY; this is encoded by the coding sequence ATGTTAATGCCAAAAAGAACAAAATATAGAAAGCAAATGAAAGGACGCAATCGTGGTAAGGCCTATCGTGGCAATTCCATTGCGTTTGGAGATATTGCGATTAAAGCTATAGAGCATGGGCGCATTGACTCAAGACAAATTGAATCTGCAAGGGTGGCTATGACCAGACACATTAAAAGAGCGGGCAAGGTATGGATTAGGGTATTCCCAGACAAGCCTTTAACTGCTAAACCTTTAGAGACCAGAATGGGTAAAGGTAAGGGTTCTGTAGAAAAATGGGTGATGAATATTAAGCCCGGTAGAATCGTTTATGAAATGTTAGGTATTGAAGAAGGACTAGCTAGAGAAGCTTTAGCATTAGCTCAGAGTAAACTTCCTTTTAAAACTAAAATTGTAACTTGTGAGAGCGAAAATGAAATATACTGA
- the rplO gene encoding 50S ribosomal protein L15, translating into MGLENLKPAKGSVKKIKRVGRGQGSGMGKTATRGGKGQTARTGYKAKRGFEGGQQPLQRRLPKVGFRTKDSYIYSINVEKCEAIKSLEEITFSSLRSIHHFPLYIEGVKLIGKDAKTLASKIKDERIKTSGQK; encoded by the coding sequence ATGGGATTAGAAAATTTAAAACCCGCTAAAGGTAGCGTTAAAAAAATCAAACGCGTGGGTCGTGGTCAAGGAAGCGGTATGGGAAAGACCGCCACAAGGGGTGGTAAAGGTCAAACAGCAAGAACCGGTTATAAAGCTAAAAGAGGTTTTGAAGGCGGACAGCAGCCTTTACAACGCCGTTTACCTAAAGTAGGTTTTAGGACTAAGGATTCTTACATCTACTCTATCAATGTAGAAAAATGTGAAGCGATTAAGAGTTTAGAAGAAATCACTTTTTCAAGTTTGCGTTCAATCCATCATTTTCCCCTTTATATTGAAGGCGTGAAGTTAATCGGTAAGGATGCAAAAACACTAGCTTCTAAAATTAAAGATGAGAGAATTAAAACAAGCGGGCAGAAGTAA
- a CDS encoding type Z 30S ribosomal protein S14 encodes MAKKSMIAKAQRKPKFEVRAYTRCRICGRPHSVYRDFGLCRVCLRKMGNEGLIPGLRKASW; translated from the coding sequence ATGGCTAAAAAATCAATGATAGCAAAGGCTCAGAGAAAACCAAAATTTGAGGTAAGAGCCTACACTAGATGCAGGATTTGTGGCAGACCGCATTCTGTTTATAGAGATTTTGGACTTTGTAGAGTATGCCTTAGAAAGATGGGCAATGAGGGGCTAATCCCGGGCTTAAGAAAGGCTAGTTGGTAA
- the rpsK gene encoding 30S ribosomal protein S11, translating to MAKRNVATKKKVVKKNIARGVVYISATFNNTNITITDEMGNVICWSTAGGLGFKGSKKSTPYAAQQAVESALSKAKEHGVKEVGIKVQGPGSGRETAIKSVGATEGIKVLWIKDITPLPHNGCRPPKRRRV from the coding sequence ATGGCTAAGAGAAATGTAGCGACTAAAAAGAAAGTAGTCAAAAAAAATATTGCTAGAGGGGTTGTTTATATTTCAGCAACCTTTAATAACACAAACATCACTATAACTGATGAAATGGGCAATGTGATTTGCTGGAGTACTGCAGGCGGTTTAGGATTTAAGGGTTCTAAAAAATCCACTCCTTATGCGGCTCAACAAGCCGTAGAAAGTGCGTTGAGTAAGGCTAAAGAGCATGGCGTTAAAGAGGTAGGCATTAAGGTTCAAGGTCCAGGTAGTGGGCGTGAAACTGCTATTAAGAGTGTGGGTGCAACTGAAGGCATTAAAGTGCTTTGGATTAAAGACATTACTCCGCTTCCCCACAATGGTTGCAGACCGCCTAAAAGAAGAAGAGTATAA